A genome region from Anopheles stephensi strain Indian chromosome 2, UCI_ANSTEP_V1.0, whole genome shotgun sequence includes the following:
- the LOC118505246 gene encoding cuticle protein-like: MAFKFVAFAALVAVARAGLIASPAVSYAAAPALVAAPVAKVATYAAPIAKVAYAAQPEEYDANPQYSFSYGISDSLTGDSKSQQESRSGDVVQGSYSVVDPDGLKRTVDYTADPHNGFNAVVRREPLAAKVIAAQPAVAYAAPLAAKTISYAAPVAKTISYAAPVATKTYVSSPAISYAAPVAKTYVSSPAVSYAAPLATKTYVSGPAVSYAAPLAKTYVSSPALSYAAPAYASYH, encoded by the exons ATGGCCTTCAAG TTTGTCGCGTTCGCCGCTCTGGTCGCTGTTGCCCGTGCCGGATTGATTGCCTCGCCAGCTGTCAGCTATGCTGCCGCCCCGGCCCTAGTTGCTGCCCCGGTGGCCAAGGTCGCTACTTATGCTGCTCCGATCGCCAAGGTTGCGTACGCCGCCCAGCCGGAAGAGTACGACGCGAACCCTCAGTACTCGTTCTCGTACGGAATCTCGGACTCCCTGACCGGAGACTCCAAGTCCCAGCAGGAATCGCGCAGCGGAGATGTTGTCCAGGGATCGTACTCCGTCGTTGATCCCGATGGTCTGAAGCGTACCGTTGACTACACCGCTGACCCACACAACGGATTCAACGCTGTTGTCCGTCGTGAGCCTCTGGCCGCCAAGGTCATCGCTGCCCAGCCCGCCGTCGCCTATGCTGCTCCTCTGGCCGCCAAGACCATCTCTTACGCCGCTCCAGTAGCCAAGACCATCTCGTACGCCGCCCCAGTAGCCACCAAGACCTACGTCTCGAGCCCAGCTATCTCCTACGCCGCTCCAGTAGCCAAGACCTACGTGTCCAGCCCAGCTGTGTCCTATGCCGCTCCTCTGGCCACCAAGACCTACGTCTCGGGCCCGGCTGTCTCCTATGCCGCTCCTCTGGCCAAGACCTACGTCTCAAGCCCAGCTCTCTCGTACGCCGCCCCGGCTTACGCTTCCTACCACTAA
- the LOC118505247 gene encoding cuticle protein-like, which yields MAFKFLTFAALVAVARAGLIASPAVSYAAAPALVAAPVAKVATYAAPIAKVAYAAQPEEYDANPQYSFSYGISDSLTGDSKSQQESRSGDVVQGSYSVVDPDGLKRTVDYTADPHNGFNAVVRREPLAAKVIAAQPAVAYAAPLAAKTISYAAPVAKTISYAAPVATKTYVSSPAISYAAPVAKTYVSSPAVSYAAPLATKTYVSGPAVSYAAPLAKTYVSSPALSYAAPAYASYH from the exons ATGGCCTTCAAG TTCCTGACTTTCGCCGCTCTGGTAGCCGTTGCCCGCGCTGGCCTCATCGCCTCGCCAGCAGTTTCTTACGCTGCTGCTCCGGCCCTTGTCGCTGCCCCGGTGGCCAAGGTCGCTACTTATGCTGCTCCGATCGCTAAGGTTGCGTACGCCGCCCAGCCGGAAGAGTACGACGCGAACCCTCAGTACTCGTTCTCGTACGGAATCTCGGACTCCCTGACCGGAGACTCCAAGTCCCAGCAGGAATCGCGCAGCGGAGATGTTGTCCAGGGATCGTACTCCGTCGTTGATCCCGATGGTCTGAAGCGTACCGTTGACTACACCGCTGACCCGCACAACGGATTCAACGCTGTGGTCCGTCGTGAGCCTCTGGCCGCCAAGGTCATCGCTGCCCAGCCCGCCGTCGCCTATGCTGCTCCTCTGGCCGCGAAGACCATCTCGTACGCCGCTCCAGTAGCCAAGACCATCTCGTACGCTGCCCCAGTGGCCACCAAGACCTACGTCTCGAGCCCAGCTATCTCCTACGCAGCTCCAGTAGCCAAGACCTACGTGTCCAGCCCAGCTGTGTCCTATGCCGCTCCTCTGGCCACCAAGACTTACGTCTCGGGCCCGGCTGTCTCCTACGCCGCTCCTCTGGCCAAGACCTACGTCTCGAGCCCAGCCCTCTCGTACGCCGCCCCGGCCTACGCTTCCTACCACTAA